The Kordia sp. SMS9 DNA window TGGTTACTATCACAAAACGTTGTCTACAACTGACAACTGACAAAACATAAACTTCAAATAAAACCTAGTTAGTTTGGTGAGAAAACGATTCCTGATTTTTTTGGAGTTGGAGGACTGAAAAGTTCAGGTTTCGTTTTCATAATCAAATTCAAGTTAAAGTTCAAATTCACACCTATGAATATTTCTTTTGTATATCAATTATTGAAAACTGCTAAAATTATGGCGATTCTCAGTTTTTTAGGCGGCACTTTTTTACTCATTGCGTATTTCTATCATGCAGGTTCAATGGCAATTTTACAAGTAGGAATCTATTATGCGTTGCTTGCTGTATTGATCAATTGCATTCTATTTTTCACACTTTTTATCGCACTTATGCATAGCAAAATTCAACGCAAAAAGATTTTGAAATCTTTAATTTTAATGATCATCAATGTTCCCATTGGTCTCTGCTATATTGGCGTCATTGTTTCGTATCATCTTCCATAATTCTATAACAACTATTTTTAAAACACATCATTTTCGTATGCATCTAAACATTTCAAAAACACATCGTTTTTTAGCCATTTTTAGCACATTCTGTATTGCTTTATTACTTGCTCGAATATTGATAAAAGGAAGTATGTTCTATGTGTTCTTAGTGTGGAATTTATTTTTGGCAATCATTCCATACGCTATTTCTTCTTGGTTATTGCACACCCGTTGGATACGCAAACACACATTTCCGTTGTGCATATTTTTGGGAATCTGGCTGTTATTTTTGCCTAATGCACCATATTTGATTACCGATTTGATGCACTTGCGATACGCAAAATCGTCCGTTATTTGGTTTGATGCTTTGCTCCTATTTGCCTTCGCGTTGAACGGATTGCTTTTGGGAATTTTCTCTTTGCAACATGTTTTTCAAGTTTTAATGGAACGATGGAATGTTAAAACGGCAAAACGCATCCTTTTTTGTGTTGTTTTTTTATGTGGATTTGGAATGTATTTGGGAAGATTTTTACGATGGAATTCTTGGGAATTGTTTAGCGATCCAATGCTGTTGGCTCAAGATTGTTTTCGAAGCATTTTGTACCCTGCATACCGAATGAAAACTTGGGGAATTACACTCGGTTTTGGTAGTTTTCTTTGGGTGTTATTGTTAGGCGTACAAACGTTTATTCCCATAAAAAAAGCAACAACTATTTAAAAATATTTTCAAAATTTCAGCTTACAAAGGTAAACTCTTGAATATCATTCTTTTTAAATAGCTGTTGCTATATTCTTGTTTTATATTTCAGTTATATTAACAACCTGAATCTACAATCAAATCAATTGTTCCTGTTGAAAAACAACCTGAGTTGGCGCCTTCTACACGATAAAATATAGTTTCAGAGCCTGAAATCGTATTTGTATAGCTATTGCCATTAATTGCATTCGTACCACTATCAGCATTACTTTGAGTTAAATAGTAAGTGACTATTAAGCCCGTTTGTGCTTGTGTAATGTCTGGTTCAAGTTGACTAGGACTAAATACAGCAAAACCATCTGCATTACCATCACATTCTGTAATAGTTAAATTTCCTGGAGCTATTGGGATATCAAACACGTTGCATTGTAGCGTAGATACTTGGAATGTTCCGCCACTACTTTCAATACGTACAAAGATAGTATCTCCATTCAAAGCTTGATATATGATTGGTAGGGCATTTATACCATTTTGTGCATCAGCAGCCGTTGAGTGATAACTTATAATTACCGAAAAATCTCCAGCAGCATAATAGGTATTCATGCTTGTTAAATCAAAAGTAGCAAAATCACTATTAGGATTCGCACAACCTTCAATAGTTCCTGTTGTTGGATAGTTTGCAGTATCATTGTCCAAAATGGTGACGACTGCTTGCGACTGTTGATTGCTCAGATTGTTTGAAAATGCATTTCCAGTGACGAAGAAAGTTTCGTTGCCTTCCACTTGGGCATCATCAATAATTGCTATTGAAACACTTCCAGAGAGTTGTCCTGCCGGAATCGTCAAGGTTTGTACCGAAGCGGTATAATCCAAACTTTCTGAGGCAGTTCCTCCAGAAGTAGATATGGATATGACGGTATCAACTCCAGATGGATTGTTTAAGGTGACGGGAACATTAGCCGTTCCATTATCTTCTGTAATATTAATGTCTTGTAACGTAAAAATTGTTCCTACATCATCATCGTTAATTGTAACTGTCGCAAAAAGATTTTGTCCAGGCGGATTTAATAAATTTCCTGAAGCGATAGTTCCTACAATATTGAACGATTCAGTTTGCTCTACATCGGAGTCATCCACAATAGGAACCGTGAAACTTGCCGATAGTTGTCCTGCCGGAATGGTCAATGTTTGTGTAGTAGCCGTGTAATCTAAGTTTTCTACAGCAGTTCCTCCTGAGGTAGAAACTCCAACAACAGTATCAACATCACTTGGTACATCGAGTGTTACTGGAATTGTTACACTTCCCGCATTTTCATCTACCGAAACATCATCAATACTTAAAGTGGCAACTGGTTGTAAATTTGGATCATTTGGATCGTTTGGATCACTTGTTCCGTTTGGCACTAAAGCTGTACTTGGATTATCTATTCCTGTAAGTTCTTCACAGTCCGTTAAGCCATCTCCATCAGAATCGACAAAACTCCAATATAAAAATACAGTTCCAATTGCAGTTTGACCAGAATTGTTATTAGTCGCCACTACATATATTTGTTGTGTATTGCTATTTAAATCAGCTATAGAAACTCCAAATGGTGAACTTAGTGGGCCGTTTTCTGCTAATGCATCCGCTTCGGTTAGATAGAAAGCATACGTATGCAAATCATTTCCATTTTCAGCAACGATGGCATCTAAATCAAATTCCACAGGATCGCAACCTACTCCGAGAGCTTCTACCGAAAATACAGCTACATCTTCTGCATCTAAGTAATCGGGAGTTCCATCGCCATCACTGTCTTCATTTGTCGGATCGTTATCGCCGTCGTAATCTTCATCGGCAGTATTTATACCATCTCCATCATCATCGGCATCTTGGTAATTCGGAACTCCGTCGTCATCTGTATCATCATTATCAAGGTCGTTATCACCGTTGACATCTTCAAACGTATCAAAAACGCCATCTCCGTCGGTATCTTCAAATCCTGTACAAGAACTTAGCGTTCCTAGATCGATCGTTTCTGTTCCATCAAGAGTTCCCGTAATGATACTGGTAATTTGATTGCTTGTTAC harbors:
- a CDS encoding DUF1361 domain-containing protein, giving the protein MHLNISKTHRFLAIFSTFCIALLLARILIKGSMFYVFLVWNLFLAIIPYAISSWLLHTRWIRKHTFPLCIFLGIWLLFLPNAPYLITDLMHLRYAKSSVIWFDALLLFAFALNGLLLGIFSLQHVFQVLMERWNVKTAKRILFCVVFLCGFGMYLGRFLRWNSWELFSDPMLLAQDCFRSILYPAYRMKTWGITLGFGSFLWVLLLGVQTFIPIKKATTI
- a CDS encoding Calx-beta domain-containing protein, encoding MKKSLVFLCCMLLLCTFSCENDDNVVPQQVAEEEQPVIPINFEENFGTSVNARFLGRIVDEENNPIQGATIRIGTTVTTTDLFGMFSASSSEVFEKFAYITAEKAGYMKGSRALAPSITEVNRIEIMLLNEDIIATVTSGETAMVNLSNGTEVALNGNYTRQDGSPYTGQVDVVLKHLSPEDENMAAMMPGMLFAQDGSGDAVTLETYGMLAVELMSSTGELLQLSDGSTSQITMPVPANSVNPPATIPLWHFDEELGYWVEEGEATLQGNMYVGEVSHFSFWNYDYPYPSVYLCIKLIDEAGRPLSYTELDVYSSLLNNTGTYGFTNAAGEECGLVPEGEELTITVPNPLCPGEPFTTTIGPFTTDTDVVITVTGGQNTSTLSGTFVNCNGDNVTDGYIQLFIDGNSEIIPVTDGTINYTISYCDDIDYSLKGVDVTSNQITSIITGTLDGTETIDLGTLSSCTGFEDTDGDGVFDTFEDVNGDNDLDNDDTDDDGVPNYQDADDDGDGINTADEDYDGDNDPTNEDSDGDGTPDYLDAEDVAVFSVEALGVGCDPVEFDLDAIVAENGNDLHTYAFYLTEADALAENGPLSSPFGVSIADLNSNTQQIYVVATNNNSGQTAIGTVFLYWSFVDSDGDGLTDCEELTGIDNPSTALVPNGTSDPNDPNDPNLQPVATLSIDDVSVDENAGSVTIPVTLDVPSDVDTVVGVSTSGGTAVENLDYTATTQTLTIPAGQLSASFTVPIVDDSDVEQTESFNIVGTIASGNLLNPPGQNLFATVTINDDDVGTIFTLQDINITEDNGTANVPVTLNNPSGVDTVISISTSGGTASESLDYTASVQTLTIPAGQLSGSVSIAIIDDAQVEGNETFFVTGNAFSNNLSNQQSQAVVTILDNDTANYPTTGTIEGCANPNSDFATFDLTSMNTYYAAGDFSVIISYHSTAADAQNGINALPIIYQALNGDTIFVRIESSGGTFQVSTLQCNVFDIPIAPGNLTITECDGNADGFAVFSPSQLEPDITQAQTGLIVTYYLTQSNADSGTNAINGNSYTNTISGSETIFYRVEGANSGCFSTGTIDLIVDSGC